The proteins below are encoded in one region of Helianthus annuus cultivar XRQ/B chromosome 2, HanXRQr2.0-SUNRISE, whole genome shotgun sequence:
- the LOC110892024 gene encoding uncharacterized protein LOC110892024, which translates to MGARLGDDGNWIVDSGCTEYISYLLNLFHGNLKTTHELPVRIPNGDSIPVKRKGSSTLPNGTEIRDVLYVPDFTCNLLSVSRLTRDLHCTLTFFPNFFVMQDLNSKKLIEMGKCQHGLYRMKMAERERKAMSASVEYNETNEGEPLVNPHVNGNEENQNGENAHGHEDDVGTISHEVLVEASSNTSNINDHDLNNTHIAEHEMQNTVGPSEQNTSVREEENAQVRPSRVRTQPARFNDYNVKLPPSIDHTRPTANQSSSTLHPLACYISYDNFSPTHKAFLSTIDSCDEPKTFRQASLNHEWREAMKKEIKALEQNGTWTLETLPKNKSAIDSKWVYKIK; encoded by the exons ATGGGGGCTAGATTAGGCGATGATGGCAACTGGATCGTTGATTCAGGGTGTACCGAATACATAAGCTACCTTCTTAATTTGTTTCATGGCAACTTAAAAACAACACACGAACTACCGGTAAGAATTCCAAATGGAGACTCTATACCTGTTAAAAGGAAAGGGTCATCCACCTTACCAAATGGGACTGAAATCCGAGATGTCCTATACGTTCCAGATTTTACTTGCAACCTATTGTCGGTTAGTCGGCTGACTCGAGACCTTCATTGCACTTTAACTTTCTTTCCGAACTTCTTCGTAATGCAAGACTTGAATTCGAAGAAACTGATCGAAATGGGTAAATGTCAACATGGCTTATACCGGATGAAGATGGCCGAACGAGAAAGGAAGGCTATGTCGGCATCGGTGGAG TACAATGAGACAAATGAAGGCGAACCCTTAGTCAACCCTCATGTTAATGGGAATGAAGAAAATCAGAATGGAGAGAATGCCCACGGTCATGAGGATGATGTCGGGACCATCAGCCATGAAGTTTTAGTTGAGGCATCGTCGAACACCTCAAACATTAATGATCACGATCTTAACAATACACATATTGCAGAACATGAAATGCAAAACACTGTTGGTCCTTCTGAACAAAACACTTCGGTTCGAGAGGAAGAAAATGCCCAAGTTCGACCATCCAGAGTTCGAACCCAACCAGCACGCTTCAACGATTACAATGTCAAGCTTCCCCCATCGATAGACCATACTCGACCCACAGCTAATCAAAGTTCATCCACGCTACATCCTCTAGCTTGTTACATCTCTTATGATAATTTTTCTCCCACCCATAAAGCTTTTTTGTCAACTATCGACTCATGCGATGAGCCCAAGACTTTTCGTCAAGCATCACTGAACCATGAATGGCGAGAAGCCATGAAGAAAGAAATTAAGGCCCTTGAACAAAATGGTACTTGGACTCTTGAGACGTTGCCCAAAAACAAAAGTGCGATTGACTCAAAGTGGGTTTACAAAATCAAGTAA
- the LOC110892010 gene encoding secreted RxLR effector protein 161-like, which yields MEQNHKLGKGEGEDKVDSSQYMRLVGRLLYLQATRPDITYTVNVLSQFVTDPHQKHMDAATRVLRYLKSTPGQGILLPKEGGMNLLSYCDADWLGFPLSRKSRTGYLLSLGRAPISWKSKKQSVVSRSSVEAEYKAMATTVSEVICQGGC from the coding sequence ATGGAACAAAACCATAAGCTTGGGAAGGGTGAAGGAGAAGATAAAGTGGATAGCAGTCAATACATGAGGTTAGTTGGTCGTCTCCTTTACCTACAAGCCACCAGACCTGACATCACCTACACAGTGAATGTCCTCAGCCAATTCGTGACAGACCCTCACCAGAAGCACATGGATGCAGCAACTAGAGTTCTGCGGTACTTGAAATCGACTCCAGGACAAGGTATATTGTTACCAAAAGAAGGTGGCATGAACTTATTGTCATATTGTGATGCGGATTGGTTAGGATTCCCTTTGTCAAGAAAGTCTCGAACTGGTTACTTGTTATCTCTCGGAAGAGCACCCATATCATGGAAGTCAAAGAAGCAATCAGTAGTTTCAAGATCATCTGTAGAGGCAGAGTACAAAGCCATGGCTACTACTGTCAGCGAGGTGATTTGTCAAGGTGGATGTTGA